A stretch of the Arachis stenosperma cultivar V10309 chromosome 6, arast.V10309.gnm1.PFL2, whole genome shotgun sequence genome encodes the following:
- the LOC130936646 gene encoding glycine-rich RNA-binding protein 2, mitochondrial-like — protein MALCNKLGNFLRQSASGSRLASAPSMLNYIRCMSSSRLFIGGLSYGVDDQSLRDAFSGFGDVVDARVVTDRDTGRSRGFGFVNFSSDESASSALTAMDGQDLNGRVIRVSYANDRPSGPRGGGGGFGGGGGYGEGGYRRGGGGGYGDPAF, from the exons ATGGCATTGTGTAACAAACTTGGAAATTTCTTGAGACAAAGTGCTTCAGGAAGCAGATTAGCATCTGCTCCATCAATGCTCAATTATATTCGCTGCATGTCCTCAAGCAGGCTTTTCATTGGGG GCCTTTCATATGGAGTTGATGACCAGTCTCTTCGGGATGCATTCTCTGGCTTTGGGGATGTGGTTGATG CAAGGGTGGTCACTGATAGAGACACCGGACGATCAAGAGGTTTCGGATTTGTCAACTTCTCAAGTGATGAGTCTGCAAGCTCAGCACTCACTGCAATGGATGGGCAG GATCTAAATGGTCGAGTGATCAGGGTGAGCTATGCAAATGATAGGCCTTCTGGACCTCGAGGTGGTGGCGGAGGttttggtggtggtggtggttacGGGGAAGGTGGTTACCGTAGAGGTGGAGGTGGTGGTTATGGTGATCCAGCCTTCTAG